The following are encoded in a window of Lagenorhynchus albirostris chromosome 3, mLagAlb1.1, whole genome shotgun sequence genomic DNA:
- the ICAM4 gene encoding intercellular adhesion molecule 4: MGSLLLLMLLLLLSPSYPRGGSARRRRSARTQGPGGPSPATPETSAPFWVRISPELKAVPPGGSVWLNCSSSCPLPEGSSLRTELRRGDTLSGPGWVSYQLLDVRAWSSDVHCFVTCAGETRGATARITAYKQPRSVILEPPVLMGSEYTLRCHVTHVFPVGFLVVILRRGGRVIYSESLERFTGRDLANVTLTYALRARPSDFGQPVTCYARLNLDGLVVLSSSAPMTLPVLAWSPASKALASTSIAALVGILLVVGALCLRKYLSMKSRA; the protein is encoded by the exons ATGGGGTCTCTGCTCCTCCTCATGTTGCTGCTTTTGCTGTCGCCCTCCTACCCGCGAGGCGGGAGCGCGCGGAGGCGCCGGAGTGCGCGGACGCAAGGCCCGGGAGGCCCCTCTCCCGCGACCCCGGAGACCTCAGCGCCCTTCTGGGTGCGCATAAGCCCCGAGCTCAAGGCCGTGCCGCCGGGGGGCTCAGTGTGGCTCAACTGCAGCAGCAGCTGCCCCCTACCGGAGGGTTCCAGCCTCCGCACCGAGCTGCGGCGAGGCGACACGCTCAGTGGGCCCGGTTGGGTATCCTACCAGCTGCTGGATGTGAGGGCCTGGAGCTCCGATGTGCACTGCTTCGTCACCTGCGCGGGAGAAACGCGGGGGGCCACCGCCAGGATTACCGCCTACA AACAGCCACGCAGCGTGATCCTGGAGCCTCCGGTCTTAATGGGCAGTGAGTACACTCTGCGCTGCCATGTGACACACGTGTTCCCcgtgggcttcctggtggtgatTCTGAGGCGCGGTGGCCGGGTCATCTACTCCGAGAGCCTGGAGCGCTTCACCGGCCGGGATCTGGCCAACGTGACGCTGACTTACGCGTTACGCGCCAGGCCCAGTGACTTCGGGCAGCCCGTTACCTGCTACGCCCGCCTCAATCTCGATGGCCTGGTGGTCCTCAGTAGCTCGGCACCCATGACGCTGCCAGTCCTCG CTTGGAGCCCTGCGTCCAAAGCCTTGGCCTCCACCTCCATCGCAGCCCTTGTGGGGATCCTTCTTGTAGTGGGGGCCCTCTGCCTGAGAAAGTACCTATCGATGAAGTCTCGGGCATAG